The Eremothecium gossypii ATCC 10895 chromosome IV, complete sequence genome contains a region encoding:
- the FMP10 gene encoding Fmp10p (Syntenic homolog of Saccharomyces cerevisiae YER182W (FMP10)) — protein sequence MMAYKYPVGAARRQLQANIRTCKAIVNILVRKASYTTGRQFAVARRPPKWYGLGIFGASFGLGWLITQHLSYADLMAWLFYDQLPADDEKVRNYQAGLLQRAHELPATKDLFESGFRQVFPERGQRNVLINQTLRRPGALSIEPLFFYNPKTKTTVGIYHLGMRLTGYPFLVHGGILATVLSDLMREAVTFVTGTDYEVTEHIKISYCFPTLANQFVVVRTTRVEDHGNNVRLEAEIINQSGTRTLVRAKGSFTTG from the coding sequence ATGATGGCATACAAGTACCCAGTGGGGGCAGCACGTCGCCAACTGCAGGCAAACATCCGTACTTGCAAAGCGATAGTCAATATACTCGTGCGTAAGGCATCCTATACTACCGGTCGTCAGTTTGCGGTAGCTCGTCGGCCTCCCAAGTGGTATGGGCTCGGGATCTTTGGGGCATCGTTCGGCCTCGGCTGGCTGATCACGCAGCACCTCTCTTACGCGGACCTGATGGCCTGGTTGTTCTACGATCAGCTGCCAGCGGACGACGAGAAGGTGCGCAACTACCAGGCGGGTttgctgcagcgcgcgcacgAGTTGCCGGCCACGAAGGACCTGTTCGAGAGCGGGTTCCGGCAGGTGTTCCCGGAGCGGGGACAGAGAAACGTTCTGATAAACCAGACCTTGCGGCGCCCGGGTGCGCTGTCAATCGAGCCTCTCTTCTTCTACAACCCCAAGACGAAGACCACCGTCGGGATCTACCACCTGGGCATGCGCCTGACCGGGTACCCCTTCCTGGTCCACGGCGGCATCCTGGCCACGGTGCTGAGCGACCTGATGCGGGAGGCAGTCACATTCGTGACCGGCACCGATTACGAGGTAACCGAGCACATCAAGATCTCGTACTGCTTCCCGACCCTGGCGAACCAGTTCGTTGTGGTCCGCACCACCCGCGTCGAGGACCACGGCAACAACGTCCGTCTGGAGGCCGAGATCATCAACCAGAGCGGCACGCGGACACTCGTGCGTGCGAAAGGGAGCTTCACTACAGGCTAG
- the FAU1 gene encoding 5-formyltetrahydrofolate cyclo-ligase (Syntenic homolog of Saccharomyces cerevisiae YER183C (FAU1)): MSKRTLRTQLKQALDAVPKPALLEQGQQVLLALEPVLQQHRSFACYLNMDSGEAPTEAILERLFQLGKDVYLPRCTDSSASGIAGAGSHMRRHLTFYHMQSMAAVRALRPQGKYGLREPPAEAPPPALPDVDVVLMPGLGFCADTGARLGRGAGYYDNYVSRTQQLHGRRPLLVGLALSQQLMLHVPLEPHDQCLDAVACGDGQLRWAQRAPGEIVDI, translated from the coding sequence ATGTCCAAGCGCACCCTCAGAACACAATTGAAGCAGGCTCTTGACGCCGTACCAAAACCAGCTCTGCTTGAGCAGGGCCAGCAGGTCCTCTTGGCGCTGGAGCcggtgctgcagcagcaccgcTCGTTCGCATGCTACTTGAACATGGACTCTGGTGAGGCACCGACAGAGGCGATACTGGAGCGGCTTTTTCAATTGGGGAAGGATGTTTATCTGCCGCGGTGCACCGACAGCAGCGCATCCGGGATCGCTGGCGCGGGCAGCCACATGCGGCGGCATTTGACGTTCTACCACATGCAATCTATGGCGGCTGTGCGCGCGTTGCGCCCGCAGGGGAAGTACGGGCTGCGCGAGCCGCCAGCGGAGGCACCACCGCCGGCGTTGCCCGACGTGGATGTGGTGCTGATGCCCGGTCTAGGGTTCTGCGCCGATACCGGCGCGCGCCTCGGACGCGGGGCAGGTTACTACGACAACTATGTAAGCCGTacgcagcagctgcacggCAGGAGACCGCTGCTGGTTGGGCTGGCGCTCAGCCAGCAGCTGATGTTGCACGTCCCGCTAGAGCCGCACGACCAGTGCTTGGACGCGGTGGCCTGCGGCGACGGACAGTTGAGGTgggcgcagcgcgcgcccgGGGAGATAGTTGATATATAA